From Piscinibacter gummiphilus:
GGTCATCATCGTCGCCCCTTCGGCGAGCGTCACGTAGGCCAGCGTGTACGGCGGGTCGACGCGCCGCATCGGGCTGAAGGCATAGATGACGCCACGGCCACTGCCGGCCACCCATTCGGTGGCGCTGCTGAAGCAATGCGGGCACACGGCGCGCGGGTACCAGTGCGTCTTGCCGCAGTCGGCGCAGCGCTTGAGCATGAAGCGGCCTTCGCGTGCGGCGGCGTAGAAGGTTTCGGCCTCGGCGTTCATCGGCGGGCTGGGAAGGGTTCTTTCTGTCGTGCTCATGTTCATTCACGCTCGAGGATGATGGTCGAGCTGCCGTGGCGGCTCGCGAGGTTGCCGCCGGTGCCGGTGGCCAGCGCCAGGCTGCAGTTCTTCACCTGCACCGCGGGGTGCGCCTCGCCGCGCAGCTGGCGCACGGCTTCGATCACTTTCGTGATCCCGCCGCGGTTGGCCGGGTGGTTGTTGCACAGGCCACCACCGTCGGTGTTAAAGGGAAGCCGGCCCACGCCAGAGATCAGGTTGCCGTCGGCCACGAAACGGCCGCCCTCGCCTTTCTGGCAGAAGCCCAGGTCTTCGAGCTGCACGAGCACGGTGATGGTGAAGCTGTCGTAGACCGAGGCGTACTGGATGTCGGCCGGCGTCACCCCCGCTTCGGCAAACGCACGCGGGCCCGAGATGGCGGTGCCGGAGACCGTGAGGTCGATCTCACCAGGGTGCGGAAAGCGCACCGTCTCGCCACTGCCGATGAGCTTGACCACCGGGCGCTTGAGCTGCCGCGCAATCTCGGGCCGCGCCACGATGAGCGCGCCGCCGCCATCGCTCACCACGCAGCAGTCGAGCCGGTGCAGGGGGTCGCTGATGATGGGGGAGTCGAGCACGTCTTTCACCGTCACCACTTCGCGCAGCATTGCGTGCGGGTTGTGCTGTGCGTGGTGCGACGCGGCCACCTTGATCCACGCCAGCTGTTCGGGCGTGGTGCCGTATTGATGCATGTGGCGCTGCGCGACCATGCCGTAGCCGTTGACGGTGGTCAGCCCGAAAGGCGACTCCCAGGGCATGTCGGGCGCGGCGGCACTGCGCACACGCGGGGCGGTGCCGGTCAGGCCCTCGCTGCGTGGGCGGCCGGCGAGCGTGATGAGCGCGACGTTGCAACGGCCGGCCGCGATGGCGTCGGCCGCGTGCGTGACGAGCGAGATGTACGAGGTGCCGCCGAGGTCGGTGCTCTCGGCGTGCGTCACCTTGAGGTTCATGTATTCGAGCATCGAGGTCGGGCCCATGCCGGGGGCGTCGCCCGAGCAGAAGTAGCCGTCGATGTCGTCCTTGGTGAGGCCGGCGTCTTTCAGCGCGCCAGCTGCCGACTCGGCGTGCAGCTGGGCAACGGTCTTGTCGGGCGCCTTGCGTGTCGGGTGCTCGTAGGCGCCGACGATGCAGGCCTTGGCGGGTCTTGCCGTCATCGGGGGTCTCCGTGAGATGGACCAGCCTTCATTCAAGCGCGCGCCCGGGCCGCGCGCCGTCACCTGCACGACGCCCGTTCTGGCCGGGGCAACTCCGGGCCTTGCGTTGCGCCCTGCGCTGCATATACTGTTGTTTCATACAGTACTCGCGAAAGGCACCCCATGAATGCCCATCTTCGACAGAACTACCGCCCTGCCCGCCGCGTGCCGTCGTGGCTCGTGCACCTGTGGCGCTGGCTCTGACCCGGTAGCGCCATCGCGCCGCGGGCCCACCGAGATCAGGCCACGAGCATCCGCCGGATCGTCGCCACGATTTCCGAGCGCAGCTTGCTCTTTTGCACCTTGTCGTCGAGCAGCGCCTGTGCGGCCACCCCCCGCAGCATGCCGAGGATCATCACCGCCTGCGCTTCCGGGTCGAGGTCCTTGCGCATCTCGCCTCGCTCGATGCCCAACCGGATCTGATTCGCATAGAACTTGCGCGAGGTCGCCGTGAACGCGCGCATGTCTTCGAGCAGG
This genomic window contains:
- a CDS encoding Zn-ribbon domain-containing OB-fold protein; amino-acid sequence: MSTTERTLPSPPMNAEAETFYAAAREGRFMLKRCADCGKTHWYPRAVCPHCFSSATEWVAGSGRGVIYAFSPMRRVDPPYTLAYVTLAEGATMMTNLVDCNVDALAIGQSVKLVFKPSEDGTPVPCFTPT
- a CDS encoding thiolase domain-containing protein; this encodes MTARPAKACIVGAYEHPTRKAPDKTVAQLHAESAAGALKDAGLTKDDIDGYFCSGDAPGMGPTSMLEYMNLKVTHAESTDLGGTSYISLVTHAADAIAAGRCNVALITLAGRPRSEGLTGTAPRVRSAAAPDMPWESPFGLTTVNGYGMVAQRHMHQYGTTPEQLAWIKVAASHHAQHNPHAMLREVVTVKDVLDSPIISDPLHRLDCCVVSDGGGALIVARPEIARQLKRPVVKLIGSGETVRFPHPGEIDLTVSGTAISGPRAFAEAGVTPADIQYASVYDSFTITVLVQLEDLGFCQKGEGGRFVADGNLISGVGRLPFNTDGGGLCNNHPANRGGITKVIEAVRQLRGEAHPAVQVKNCSLALATGTGGNLASRHGSSTIILERE